In Corynebacterium guangdongense, one DNA window encodes the following:
- a CDS encoding RluA family pseudouridine synthase — MTNRETRTLPVPEGLEGMRVDAAVARLFGLSRTVAADLIAEGDVTIDAVPSMKSDRLTAGTMLEVLLPAPEEPLEPVAEHVEGMDILYSDRDIIAVNKPVGVAAHPTVGWEGPTVLGGLAAAGFRISTSGPPERKGIVQRLDVGTSGVMVVAASERGYSVLKRAFKERTVEKTYHALVQGLPDPLTGTIDAAIGRHPSAGWKFAVTADGKHAITHYEVVEAFREASLLEIHLETGRTHQIRVHMASIGHPCVGDPMYGSDPNLAKRLGLIRQWLHAVRLGFTHPATGDWMEIEAPYPDDLSHALEVIRS; from the coding sequence ATGACTAATCGCGAAACCCGGACCCTGCCGGTTCCGGAAGGACTCGAAGGAATGCGCGTCGACGCCGCCGTCGCGCGCCTGTTCGGCCTTTCCCGCACCGTGGCCGCCGACCTCATTGCCGAGGGGGACGTGACCATCGACGCCGTGCCCTCGATGAAATCGGACCGGCTCACCGCGGGCACGATGCTCGAGGTGCTCCTGCCGGCGCCGGAGGAGCCGCTCGAGCCGGTCGCCGAGCATGTCGAAGGCATGGACATCCTCTACTCGGACCGGGACATCATCGCGGTGAACAAGCCGGTGGGCGTCGCGGCGCACCCGACCGTCGGCTGGGAGGGACCGACCGTCCTCGGGGGGCTGGCCGCCGCCGGTTTCCGCATCTCCACCTCCGGGCCGCCGGAACGCAAGGGCATCGTGCAGCGCCTCGACGTCGGCACCTCCGGGGTCATGGTGGTCGCGGCCAGTGAGCGCGGTTATTCGGTGCTCAAGCGCGCCTTCAAGGAACGCACGGTGGAGAAGACCTACCACGCGCTCGTCCAGGGGCTGCCGGATCCGCTGACCGGGACCATCGACGCCGCCATCGGCCGCCACCCCTCGGCGGGCTGGAAGTTCGCGGTCACGGCCGACGGCAAGCACGCCATCACCCACTACGAGGTCGTCGAGGCGTTCCGTGAGGCCAGCCTCCTCGAGATTCACCTCGAGACCGGGCGGACCCACCAAATCCGCGTCCATATGGCATCCATCGGGCATCCCTGCGTCGGCGACCCGATGTACGGCTCCGACCCGAACCTCGCCAAGCGCCTGGGCCTCATCCGCCAGTGGCTGCACGCCGTGCGCCTGGGCTTCACCCATCCCGCCACCGGCGACTGGATGGAGATCGAGGCGCCCTACCCCGACGACCTCAGCCACGCCCTCGAGGTGATCCGGTCATG
- the lspA gene encoding signal peptidase II: protein MVLVSTPSTKSTEIPTRPERPPASMRNVGLILAIMAAVAAADQLIKQWVLDNLELGTAYPVIGDWFRFYLIFNPGAAFGMGEDSTWLFTTIQLVFSLGVLVASPFIRDRGVAVGLAMIGGGALGNLIDRLLREPGFWFGHVVDYISVGNFAIFNLADASISVGVVVFFIAMLLEDRRESRTRSPETTERGSEEND, encoded by the coding sequence ATGGTCCTGGTGAGTACCCCGTCGACGAAGTCCACCGAAATCCCCACCCGCCCGGAGCGGCCACCGGCGTCGATGCGCAACGTCGGACTGATCCTGGCGATCATGGCCGCCGTCGCCGCGGCGGACCAGCTGATCAAGCAGTGGGTGCTGGACAACCTGGAGCTGGGGACCGCTTACCCGGTCATCGGTGACTGGTTCCGCTTCTACCTGATCTTCAACCCGGGCGCCGCCTTCGGCATGGGGGAGGACTCCACCTGGCTGTTCACCACCATCCAGCTCGTCTTCTCCCTCGGCGTCCTGGTCGCCTCCCCGTTCATCCGCGACCGCGGCGTGGCCGTGGGCCTGGCGATGATTGGCGGGGGAGCGCTCGGCAACCTGATCGACCGGCTGCTGCGCGAACCGGGTTTCTGGTTCGGCCACGTCGTCGACTACATCTCGGTCGGGAATTTCGCCATCTTCAACCTGGCGGACGCGTCCATCTCGGTGGGCGTGGTCGTGTTCTTCATCGCGATGCTGCTGGAGGACAGGCGCGAATCGCGGACCCGATCGCCCGAGACAACTGAACGTGGAAGTGAGGAGAATGACTAA
- a CDS encoding asparaginase — protein sequence MTTRIRILTTGGTIACTQNPATGALEPTLSVEDLIGAAGLLSPAKGYEISGLDLLRLDSSSITLADLDLLVAAVRSEIKDGADGVVLTHGTDSLEDTALALDLVHDSEVPVVVTGAMLPFDATGYDGIINLRGAVQAAADPANRGRGALISFASRLLSARGALKAHTSDPAAFHTRSPLTGPRPAPVRHRSLGRLNVPIIAAWPGAPGDAVDAAVKARVDGIVVEALGAGNVSVGMGEAVARALTRKIPVVIATRVPYGPVSLAYGGAGGGSTLGDLGALSAGVLGPGQARITLATALAARVDPATLFV from the coding sequence ATGACCACCCGCATCCGCATCCTCACCACCGGCGGCACCATCGCCTGCACGCAGAACCCGGCCACCGGGGCGCTGGAACCGACCCTCAGCGTCGAAGACCTCATCGGTGCGGCGGGGCTGCTCTCCCCGGCCAAGGGCTACGAGATCAGCGGACTCGACCTCCTCCGGCTCGACTCCTCCTCGATCACCCTGGCAGATCTGGATCTGCTCGTCGCCGCCGTCCGCTCCGAGATCAAGGACGGCGCGGACGGCGTCGTCCTCACGCACGGCACCGACTCACTCGAGGACACGGCGCTGGCCCTGGATCTGGTGCACGATTCCGAGGTGCCGGTGGTGGTGACCGGGGCCATGCTGCCCTTCGACGCCACCGGCTACGACGGCATCATCAACCTGCGCGGCGCCGTCCAGGCCGCCGCCGACCCGGCCAACCGCGGCCGCGGGGCGCTCATTTCCTTCGCCTCCCGGTTGCTGTCGGCCCGCGGCGCGCTCAAGGCGCACACCTCGGATCCGGCGGCCTTCCACACCCGCTCCCCGCTCACCGGCCCGCGCCCGGCGCCGGTCCGGCACCGGAGTCTGGGCCGGCTCAACGTGCCGATCATCGCTGCCTGGCCCGGCGCGCCCGGCGACGCCGTGGACGCGGCCGTGAAGGCCAGGGTCGACGGGATCGTCGTCGAGGCGCTCGGCGCGGGCAACGTGAGCGTGGGGATGGGCGAGGCCGTGGCCCGCGCGCTCACGCGCAAGATCCCGGTGGTCATCGCGACCCGGGTCCCCTACGGTCCGGTGTCGCTGGCCTACGGCGGCGCCGGCGGCGGTTCGACGCTCGGGGATCTCGGCGCGCTCTCCGCCGGCGTCCTCGGCCCCGGCCAGGCCCGCATCACTCTGGCCACCGCGCTGGCCGCGCGCGTCGACCCGGCCACGCTCTTCGTCTAG
- a CDS encoding DNA polymerase IV, protein MNRWVLHIDMDAFFASVEQLTRPTLRGRPVLVGGVGGRGVVAGCSYEARAYGAHSAMPMFQALRLVGPRAVTVSPRKSVYSAASKRVFEVISSKVDVVEQLSVDEGFMEPPELAGAGVAEVRAWAEELRAEIRGITGLPSSIGAGPGKQYAKIGSDEAKPDGTFVFEPEHLERDLHPMDVAKLWGVGPVTEAKLTAMGVETIGQLAALSEREVEISLGSTTGLNLWRLARGVDDREVAPRAIAKQISAEHTYARDLTTRAEVDRALTRAAEGAHRRLLADGRGARTVTVKLRMADFHIESRSATLPYATDDVETLSATAFRLVRYPDEVGPVRLVGVSLSGLEEGRQHVLFPELDRQIARKAASTDGDYETGVSDHGDVAEVVVEQEEVPVAGGPRFAATQDVHHPEYGHGWVQGTGHGVVSVRFETRATGPGPTRTFAVDDEQLVAADPLDSLAWEDWFARRARED, encoded by the coding sequence ATGAATCGCTGGGTCCTGCACATCGACATGGATGCGTTCTTCGCGTCCGTGGAGCAGCTGACCCGGCCCACGCTGCGGGGACGCCCGGTGCTCGTCGGCGGCGTCGGCGGACGAGGGGTGGTGGCGGGCTGCTCCTATGAGGCCCGTGCGTACGGGGCACATTCGGCGATGCCGATGTTCCAGGCGCTGCGCCTGGTCGGGCCCAGGGCGGTGACGGTCAGCCCCCGGAAGTCGGTGTACTCGGCGGCGTCGAAGCGTGTGTTCGAGGTCATCTCCTCGAAGGTCGACGTCGTCGAGCAGCTCTCGGTCGACGAGGGGTTCATGGAGCCGCCGGAGCTGGCCGGGGCCGGGGTGGCGGAGGTCCGCGCGTGGGCGGAGGAGCTGCGCGCCGAGATCCGCGGGATCACCGGCCTGCCCAGTTCCATCGGGGCCGGACCGGGCAAGCAGTACGCGAAGATCGGCTCGGACGAGGCGAAGCCGGACGGCACCTTCGTCTTCGAGCCGGAGCACCTGGAGCGGGATCTGCATCCGATGGACGTCGCGAAGCTGTGGGGCGTCGGGCCTGTCACTGAGGCCAAGCTCACCGCCATGGGCGTGGAGACCATCGGTCAGCTGGCGGCGTTGAGTGAGCGGGAGGTCGAGATCTCGCTGGGCTCGACGACGGGCCTCAACCTGTGGCGGCTGGCGCGCGGCGTCGACGACAGGGAGGTCGCCCCCCGGGCGATCGCCAAGCAGATCTCCGCGGAGCACACCTACGCCCGGGACCTGACGACGCGGGCCGAGGTCGACCGGGCGCTGACCCGCGCCGCCGAGGGGGCGCACCGCCGCCTGCTCGCCGACGGGCGCGGCGCCCGGACCGTCACCGTGAAGCTGCGCATGGCCGACTTCCACATCGAGTCGCGTTCCGCGACGCTGCCCTACGCCACCGACGACGTCGAGACCCTGAGTGCCACCGCCTTCCGGCTGGTGCGCTACCCGGATGAGGTCGGGCCTGTCCGCCTGGTCGGCGTGAGCTTGTCCGGGCTGGAGGAGGGACGCCAGCACGTGCTCTTCCCGGAGCTGGATCGCCAGATCGCGCGGAAGGCGGCGTCGACAGACGGGGATTATGAGACGGGCGTGTCCGATCACGGGGACGTCGCCGAGGTCGTCGTCGAGCAGGAGGAGGTGCCCGTCGCGGGCGGACCCCGGTTCGCCGCGACGCAGGACGTCCACCACCCCGAGTACGGGCACGGCTGGGTGCAGGGGACCGGGCACGGGGTGGTCTCCGTGCGTTTCGAGACCCGTGCGACCGGCCCCGGGCCGACCAGGACCTTCGCCGTCGACGATGAGCAGCTGGTGGCGGCGGATCCGCTGGACTCCCTGGCCTGGGAGGACTGGTTCGCCCGGCGGGCGCGGGAGGACTAG
- a CDS encoding EamA family transporter has translation MNNSLDESTRTRLGAPALAVVSGVSMYAGAAIAVGLFATHPPAVVAWLRIAAGALILLLIHRPRIRDFLGISGRDAAVYGLFTMAMNMTFYVSINHLPLGTAVAIEFLGPIAVAAWGSRSRRDWTALALAATGVVVISGASWSTSAVGIVFALLAGAMWAGYILTGTRIAGDAGSSGTSMAVGFTWASLAALPFVALHQFRAPDTDANLLIMAVLALGLGFFSSVVPYSLDQVVMRWAGPGYFAVLQAILPVVAAVVGAIALRQFLTLPEMIGVALVVTAVVLKRP, from the coding sequence ATGAACAACTCCCTGGATGAATCGACGCGGACCAGGCTCGGGGCGCCGGCCCTCGCGGTCGTCTCCGGCGTCTCGATGTACGCGGGCGCGGCCATCGCCGTCGGACTCTTCGCGACCCATCCGCCCGCCGTGGTCGCGTGGCTGCGCATCGCCGCCGGCGCCCTGATTCTGCTGCTCATCCACCGGCCCCGGATCCGTGACTTCCTCGGTATCAGCGGCCGGGACGCCGCCGTCTACGGACTCTTCACGATGGCGATGAACATGACGTTCTACGTCTCCATCAACCACCTGCCGCTGGGCACGGCCGTCGCGATCGAGTTCCTCGGGCCGATCGCCGTGGCGGCCTGGGGGTCGCGCAGCCGCCGCGACTGGACGGCGCTGGCGCTGGCGGCGACCGGAGTGGTCGTCATCTCCGGGGCCAGCTGGTCGACCAGCGCGGTCGGCATCGTCTTCGCGCTGCTCGCCGGCGCGATGTGGGCGGGCTACATTCTCACCGGCACCCGAATCGCCGGCGACGCCGGCAGCTCCGGCACCTCCATGGCCGTCGGCTTCACCTGGGCCTCCCTGGCCGCCCTGCCTTTCGTGGCCCTCCACCAGTTCCGCGCCCCGGACACGGACGCGAACCTGCTGATCATGGCGGTGCTGGCGCTGGGGCTGGGCTTCTTCTCCTCGGTGGTGCCCTACTCGCTGGATCAGGTCGTCATGCGCTGGGCCGGGCCGGGCTACTTCGCCGTGCTCCAGGCCATCCTCCCGGTGGTCGCGGCGGTGGTCGGCGCGATCGCGCTACGGCAGTTCCTCACGCTCCCGGAGATGATCGGCGTAGCCCTCGTGGTGACCGCGGTGGTCCTCAAGCGGCCGTGA
- the ileS gene encoding isoleucine--tRNA ligase: MTDANQNKVGSAYPKIDMTGGSNRFPEMEENVLAYWDKDGTFQASLENREGCEEYVFYDGPPFANGLPHYGHLLTGYVKDIVPRFRTMRGYHVPRVFGWDTHGLPAELEAEKQLGITDKGQIEDMGLAKFNEYCATSVLRYTEEWKEYVTRQARWVDFDNGYKTMDLSYMESVIWAFKQLYDKGLIYKGFRVLPYSWAEHTPLSNQETRLDDSYKMRQDPTLTVTLPITGARPGTAGAATLEANPVLAETAALAWTTTPWTLPSNLALAVHPEVNYVVVRIGADSSVAEFAGTTVMLAEPLVGSYAKELGEEREILLTLPGSDLEGLTYTPVFDFFADNENSFQFLLADYVTTEDGTGIVHQAPAFGEDDMATTSRYEIPLVIPVDMDGKFTELVPPYQGQLVFDANTDIIRDLKAAGRVLRHQTIDHSYPHSWRSGTPLIYMALPSWFVDVVAIRDRMVELNREEIEWLPEHVRDGQFGKWLENARDWNISRSRYWGSPIPVWESDNPEYPRTDVYGSLDELEADFGVRPDSLHRPYIDDLTRPNPDDPTGQSIMRRVPDVLDVWFDSGSMPFAQFHYPFENKEFFEENHPSDFIVEYIGQTRGWFYLLHVLSVALFDRPAFKRVVAHGIVLGDDGLKMSKSKGNYPDVNEVFDRDGSDAMRWFLMASPILHGGNLIVTEQGIRDGVRQAILPIWNAYTFLQLYASEEATWSVDSTDVLDRYILAKLHDLVANVGQALDASDIASATEEVRLFADVLTNWYVRRSRDRFWAGQEAHPEAFNTLHTVLEVLTRTVAPLLPFVSEVIWRGLTGGRSVHLSDYPVAADLPADADLVATMDAVRGVCSAASSVRKSNKLRNRLPLPGLTVALEESSRLAPFADVIRDEVNVKNVTLTDDVDSVGTFEVVVNAKVAGPRLGRDVQTVIKAVKSGDYTRTGDQVVAGGITLTEEEFSERLVAENPESTAAIDGLGGLVVLDTEVTEELEAEGWAADVIRGLQDARKKEDFEVSDRITTVLSVPAEKEEWANRHAEHMATETLSTSFTVTTDELADAHDVVKGVRATVRKNS; this comes from the coding sequence ATGACGGACGCGAACCAAAACAAGGTCGGCAGCGCCTACCCGAAGATCGACATGACGGGCGGATCCAACCGCTTCCCGGAGATGGAGGAGAACGTCCTCGCCTACTGGGACAAGGACGGAACCTTCCAGGCCTCGCTCGAGAACCGGGAGGGCTGCGAGGAGTACGTCTTCTATGACGGGCCGCCCTTCGCCAACGGTCTGCCGCACTACGGCCACCTGCTGACCGGCTACGTCAAGGACATCGTCCCCCGTTTCCGCACCATGCGCGGCTACCACGTGCCCCGCGTCTTCGGCTGGGACACCCACGGACTGCCGGCCGAGCTGGAGGCGGAGAAGCAGCTCGGCATCACCGACAAGGGCCAGATCGAGGACATGGGCCTGGCCAAGTTCAACGAGTATTGCGCCACCTCCGTGCTCCGCTACACGGAGGAGTGGAAGGAGTACGTCACCCGTCAGGCCCGCTGGGTCGACTTCGACAACGGCTACAAGACGATGGACCTGTCCTACATGGAGTCCGTCATCTGGGCCTTCAAGCAGCTCTATGACAAGGGCCTGATCTACAAGGGCTTCCGCGTCCTGCCGTACTCCTGGGCCGAGCACACTCCGCTGTCCAACCAGGAGACCCGCCTCGACGATTCCTACAAGATGCGCCAGGACCCGACGCTGACCGTCACCCTGCCGATCACCGGCGCCCGCCCGGGCACCGCCGGCGCGGCGACGCTCGAGGCGAACCCCGTCCTCGCCGAGACCGCGGCCCTGGCGTGGACGACCACCCCGTGGACGCTGCCGTCCAACCTGGCGCTGGCCGTCCACCCGGAAGTCAACTACGTCGTCGTCAGGATCGGCGCGGACTCCTCCGTGGCCGAGTTCGCCGGCACCACCGTCATGCTTGCCGAGCCGCTGGTCGGCTCCTACGCCAAGGAGCTGGGTGAGGAGCGCGAGATTCTGCTCACCCTCCCGGGCAGTGACCTCGAGGGGCTGACCTACACCCCGGTCTTCGACTTCTTCGCCGACAACGAGAACTCCTTCCAGTTCCTGCTGGCCGACTATGTCACCACCGAGGACGGCACCGGCATCGTCCACCAGGCCCCGGCCTTCGGTGAAGACGATATGGCCACCACCAGCCGTTACGAGATTCCGCTGGTCATCCCGGTGGACATGGACGGCAAATTCACCGAGCTCGTCCCGCCGTACCAGGGCCAGCTGGTCTTCGACGCCAACACCGACATCATCCGCGACCTCAAGGCCGCCGGCCGGGTGCTGCGGCACCAGACCATCGACCACTCCTACCCGCACTCCTGGCGTTCGGGCACTCCGCTGATCTACATGGCGCTGCCGTCCTGGTTCGTCGACGTCGTGGCCATCCGGGACCGCATGGTCGAGCTCAACCGCGAGGAGATCGAGTGGCTTCCGGAGCACGTCCGGGACGGCCAGTTCGGCAAATGGCTGGAGAACGCCCGCGACTGGAACATCTCCCGCTCCCGCTACTGGGGATCGCCTATCCCGGTCTGGGAGTCCGACAACCCGGAGTACCCGCGCACCGACGTCTACGGCTCCCTCGATGAGCTCGAAGCCGACTTCGGCGTGCGTCCGGATTCGCTGCACCGCCCGTACATCGACGACCTGACCCGCCCGAACCCGGATGACCCGACCGGGCAGTCCATCATGCGCCGTGTGCCGGACGTCCTCGACGTCTGGTTCGACTCCGGCTCCATGCCCTTCGCGCAGTTCCACTATCCCTTCGAGAACAAGGAGTTCTTCGAGGAGAACCACCCCTCGGACTTCATCGTCGAGTACATCGGCCAGACCCGTGGCTGGTTCTACCTGCTGCACGTCCTGTCGGTGGCGCTGTTCGACCGCCCGGCCTTTAAGCGCGTCGTCGCCCACGGCATCGTCCTCGGCGACGACGGCCTGAAGATGTCCAAGTCCAAGGGCAACTACCCGGACGTCAACGAGGTCTTCGACCGGGACGGCTCCGACGCGATGCGCTGGTTCCTCATGGCCTCGCCGATCCTGCACGGCGGCAACCTCATCGTCACCGAGCAGGGCATCCGCGACGGCGTCCGCCAGGCCATCCTGCCGATCTGGAACGCCTACACCTTCCTGCAGCTCTACGCCTCCGAGGAGGCGACCTGGTCCGTCGACTCCACCGACGTGCTCGACCGCTACATCCTGGCCAAGCTGCATGACCTGGTGGCCAACGTCGGTCAGGCGCTCGACGCCAGCGACATCGCCAGCGCCACCGAGGAGGTCCGCCTCTTCGCCGACGTCCTGACCAACTGGTACGTGCGTCGTTCCCGCGACCGCTTCTGGGCGGGCCAGGAGGCGCACCCGGAGGCCTTCAACACCCTCCACACCGTGCTCGAGGTGCTCACCCGCACCGTCGCCCCGCTGCTGCCCTTCGTCTCGGAGGTCATCTGGCGCGGTCTGACCGGGGGACGTTCCGTCCACCTGAGCGACTACCCGGTCGCGGCCGACTTGCCCGCCGACGCCGATCTGGTCGCCACCATGGACGCCGTCCGCGGCGTGTGCTCGGCCGCGTCCTCGGTGCGCAAGTCCAACAAGCTGCGCAACCGTCTGCCGCTGCCGGGGCTGACCGTCGCGCTGGAGGAGTCGAGCAGGCTCGCCCCGTTCGCCGACGTCATCCGCGACGAGGTCAACGTCAAGAACGTCACCCTGACCGACGACGTCGACTCCGTCGGCACCTTCGAGGTCGTCGTCAACGCCAAGGTCGCGGGCCCGCGCCTGGGCCGTGACGTCCAGACCGTCATCAAGGCCGTGAAGTCCGGCGACTACACCCGCACCGGCGACCAGGTCGTCGCCGGCGGCATCACCCTGACCGAGGAGGAGTTCTCCGAGCGCCTCGTCGCCGAGAACCCGGAGTCCACCGCCGCCATCGACGGCCTGGGCGGGCTCGTCGTGCTCGACACCGAGGTCACCGAGGAACTTGAGGCCGAGGGCTGGGCCGCCGACGTCATCCGCGGGCTGCAGGACGCACGCAAGAAGGAGGACTTCGAGGTCTCCGACCGCATCACCACCGTGCTGTCCGTCCCGGCCGAGAAGGAGGAGTGGGCCAACCGCCACGCCGAGCACATGGCCACCGAGACCCTCTCCACCTCCTTCACCGTCACCACCGACGAGCTTGCCGACGCACACGACGTCGTCAAGGGCGTGCGCGCGACGGTGCGCAAGAACAGCTAG
- a CDS encoding DivIVA domain-containing protein — protein sequence MPLTPADVHNVAFSKPPIGKRGYNEDEVDQFLDLVEDTLAQLIDENEKLRSGSGAAPAAAEAATTGGSDVDEKKLRSSIEAELRNEYEAKLGDARKAADKAESEAKAAKNEAQKAKTEAEQARRDAEAAKRDASQKSAAAPAAAAVGAGASAGAAGLANPDTHMQAAKVLGLAQEMADRLTSEAQAESKSMLDEARTSAEKQLTDADNRSKAQLNSARQEADKTTAEARAEAEKLVNNAKQQAEQTVNEANARAEAQIKQAEEKAAALQADAERKHTEIMTTVKKQQTALETRIAELRTFEKEYRTRLRSVLQSQIEDLDSRGSAAPNAAPGPEGTN from the coding sequence ATGCCGCTGACTCCTGCTGACGTGCACAATGTCGCTTTTAGTAAGCCGCCGATCGGCAAGCGGGGCTACAACGAGGACGAGGTCGACCAGTTCCTGGACCTCGTTGAGGACACCCTGGCCCAGCTGATCGACGAGAACGAGAAGCTTCGCTCCGGTTCCGGTGCCGCACCTGCAGCCGCCGAGGCCGCCACCACCGGTGGCTCCGACGTCGACGAGAAGAAGCTGCGCTCCTCCATCGAGGCCGAGCTCCGCAACGAGTACGAGGCGAAGCTGGGCGACGCCCGCAAGGCCGCCGACAAGGCCGAGTCCGAGGCCAAGGCCGCGAAGAACGAGGCGCAGAAGGCCAAGACCGAGGCCGAGCAGGCACGCCGGGACGCCGAGGCCGCCAAGCGCGACGCCTCCCAGAAGTCCGCCGCAGCTCCGGCGGCCGCCGCAGTTGGCGCGGGCGCCAGCGCCGGTGCCGCCGGCCTGGCCAACCCGGACACCCACATGCAGGCAGCCAAGGTTCTGGGCCTGGCCCAGGAGATGGCCGACCGACTGACCTCCGAGGCCCAGGCCGAGTCCAAGTCCATGCTGGACGAGGCCCGCACCTCCGCCGAGAAGCAGCTGACCGACGCCGACAACCGCTCCAAGGCACAGCTCAACAGCGCACGTCAGGAGGCCGACAAGACCACGGCCGAGGCCCGCGCCGAGGCGGAGAAGCTGGTCAACAACGCCAAGCAGCAGGCCGAGCAGACGGTCAACGAGGCCAACGCCCGCGCCGAGGCGCAGATCAAGCAGGCCGAGGAAAAGGCCGCGGCCCTGCAGGCCGACGCCGAGCGCAAGCACACCGAGATCATGACCACGGTGAAGAAGCAGCAGACCGCCCTCGAGACCCGCATCGCCGAGCTGCGCACCTTCGAGAAGGAATACCGCACCCGTCTGCGCAGCGTCCTGCAGTCCCAGATCGAGGACCTGGACTCCCGCGGCAGCGCGGCACCGAACGCCGCGCCGGGCCCGGAGGGCACCAACTAG